ttgtattacaaatataaattttgtttttttttccatatgaacaaccaattgtcccagcaccatttctgtCCTTTCCCTGTCGGTCGGTCTTTGTGGTAGGCTGAACAATGGTTCTCCGTAGATGTCCACATACTAATCTCTGTAACTGTGAATGTGTTACTTTGTAAGGTGAAAAGGAATCTGTAgatatgattaagttaaggatcttgagaaggggagattatcttggattatgtGGTGATCCCAGTATAATCAGAAGGTCCTCATTGGAGGGAAGCAGAGAAGTTAGAATCAGAACAATGTAAAGACACAAGCAGCTCAGGGGTTGAAGTGATGCACGTTAAAAAGGGAGGAAGgggtcacaagccaaggaatgtaggcTGGCTCTAGAAACTGTGAAAGAATTCTTCCTTTGAGTCTCCAAAAGGAACAGAGCCCTGCAGACACATTAgaattctggcctccagaactgcctGATAATATATGTGTATTGCTTTAAGTAACTAAAttggtggtaatttgttgcaGTAGCAATAGGGAACTAATATAGTATTCAAAATCACCTTTGTTGGATATCAAGTTTTCATATTCTTCTGAGGTTGTTTCTAGGTTCTCTTtcctgttccattagtctattaTGTATCCTTCTGCTGACACCACACTCTTACTTATCGTAACTTCATTATAAATATTGACCTGGTAAATCAGGTCCTTTATCCTCCTCTTCCTACCTGTGTCGTGGCTACTTGACTCTTCTTGGGCCTTTGCTTTTCTagataaatttctttctttctttcttttttttgtttttttgggatggagttttgctgtgtttcccaggctggagtgcagtggcacgatcttggctcactgccaccttcgccttgaaggttcaagtgattctcctgcctcagcctccctcccaagtagctgggatatatgccatcatgactggctaatttttgtgcttttagtagagacggggtttcaccatgttggccaggctggtctcgaactcctgaccttgagtgatccacccccccccccaaagtgctgggattacaggggtgagctgcTGTACCCAGCCTCCAGATAAATTTCAGCATCTGCTTATCAAGTTCCTCAAATATGACCATCGGGGTTTTTGTTTAGAATTACAtagattctggccgggcgcggtggctcaagcctgtaatcccagcactttgggaggccgagacgggcggatcacgaagtcaggagatcgagaccatcctggctaacacggtgaaaccccgtctctactaaaaaaaatacaaaaaactagccgggcgtggtggcaggcgcctgtagtcccagctactcgggaggcagaggtaggagaatggcgtaaacccgggaggcagagcttgcagtgagctgagatccggccactgcactccagcctgggcgacagagcgagactctgtctcaaaaaaaaaaaaaagaattacatagaTTCTAGAAATCAATTTGGGAAAAATTGACCTCATTCGGTATTGAGTTTTCTAAAAACACATTATactcttgtatttatttatgtccttcatatattataataaagtctttaaatttttttcttacacatCTTTTGTAAGACTTTTTTCCTAGATaccttgtatttttttgttcctAAAGgaaatagtattattttaaaaattatacataacaTTTAAAAGACTATGCTTTCTAACTGCTGTTGTATAAAAATGCAATTGGTTTTTATATAAGCTCTTACTAGTATAATAAATTATCTACAGATTTCTTGGTTTTCTATTAGATATGAATATCTCCTGCATAATGAGTTTTGTTTCTGCCTTTCCACTTTTTTTtacctccattttctttttcttctctgactgTGCTGGCTAGGATTGCCAGTATAATACTGAATAGAGATAGTGATAGAGGTCATCCTATATATACTtctggtttaaaaataattttgacatttCTCATTGAGAATAATATGtgatgtagatttttttttttttttttttgcccaggctggagtacagtggtgctatcatggcgtGGGAGCCGCCAGGCGCTCTCTCTGCCTCCAGAGGTGCTGGCACTGCCAGTCATGCCtgtggcctcagtctcccaatccGAGAAGTGGGTGGGCAAAGAAGAGCTCGGCAGAGCTGCATCTCCAACTCCCTGCTCTCCCCTAGGGGAGTCTACCAGCTCGaaggtcactgcaaccttcgcctcccaggttcaagcaattctcctgtctcagcctcccaagtagctggggctacaagcacccaccaccacacccagctaatatttctatttttgctagagatggggtttcactatgttggccaggctggtctcaaactcctggcctcaggtgatccacctgtctcagcctcccaaagtgctgggattacagccatgagttaccacacctggccgtgtgatgttgattttttaaaaattcttggccaggcacagtggctcatgcctgtaatccccaaggcgggtgaatcacctgaggtcaggagttggagaccaacctagccaacatggtgaatctccatctctactaaaaatacaaaaattagttgggtgtggtggcgggcgcctgtagtcccaactactcaggaggctgaggtaggagaatcgcttgaacccaggagatggaggttgcagtgaggcaagactgaggcactgcactccagcctgggtgacacaaccagactccatctcaaacaaacaaacaaacaaaaagcaaaaacaaaacaaaacaaaaaaaacctggtgTTGAAGTTTACCAAATGCCCaagttcatgtttttttttcagtgaagtgCACCAGTGTTTTCCAGTAAGAATGAGTTGTCCCTGCTGTTGTCTTTGATTGCTTCTCTTTGGTATCTCTACCAGACCTGTCAGTCAACTTTTGAACTAATCTGCTTTGCCATAGCTCAGGAAGGGGCAGCGTTGGTGACCTCACCCAAGAGTGGACACATGACCCAGTGTACACATGGCTCAATGCCAGCCAATTATTTCAATGTCAAGACCCTTAACTGTGAGCAGAAGTGTGGAACAcaggagcttccaggtcacagagaTGAGAGGTCAGAATTGGCTCCAGGGCAACGGAAGACCAGTGCAGGATCAAGTCATAGGGCACAGAAACTGGAGCCACAGAGGACAGGGCAGTGTCACAGAAAGGAGACACATACATGGAAAGAGGAGCTTTCTCCAATCTTAATGATTCCCAGATCTCAGCCTCGTTTCTGTAAGGCCTGGCTCAGCTTCATCTCTGCCCTTAAGGAAACTCCCCCTTCCTCCAGGTAGACTGAGTAGGCTTCTCCACCTGATTAAAGGAGCCACACCCATATCCCCTGGCACTGGCTTGCATAGCACCTGTCCCTTTGACCTCTGCTTTTCCATCCCCATCACCACATTCAGGTCCTTCTCATGCAGCACCAGGCTTCTCTTGCTCTTGCCAAACCAGTCTCTGGCTTGCCTTTAGGAAAATCACCTTCTCCAGCCGCAAATGTGGCTTTCTGCAGCCCAGCTCCAAAACCACCCCTGCCCTTTGGATCACCCCGCCTCAGCTGCCAGCGTCTTTCGGAAGTCTGACCATCTCACCCCAGCATTCAAGGACCCAAGTGATTCAGTCTCACTGCCTCTCAGAGTTATGTCTCCTCTTGGTTACAGGCGACCCAGTCTGCAAGTAAACTGTCCTGCTTTGGGCCCTGCTGTGTCGCTCTCCGCACCAGCCTTTGCCTCTGCACTTCGCTCTATGAAGTCCTCTCACGCTGCACGGAAGGACGACTCTCTCAGGTCCCTTAGCGATGGAGACTCAGGGACATCAGAACACATCTCAGCGGTGGTGACTAGCCCTCGGATTTCCTGCCATGGTGCTGCCACTCCCACCGCCCGTGCCCTCTGCCTATGCTGTTCCTGCTGCACCAAACGCCTTCTCCTGCCACCGCCCTTTCTTTAGAAGCCCCTGCCAGCACCCGAGCTCTCTACAGATTGCTGCTGTCCCTCCCAGTCTGCGGAAGCTCTGCCCATATGCTTTCCTTAAAAGGGCTCTGGGCAGGGCAGGTGCCCCCACTTCTCAGGGATCCCCTCCTTTTGCCTTCAGCTCTCCTTACCAGAtatctatatatttgtatatattcagTTTCAGCAACAATGcatcaagtactttttttttttcagtaaagataAGAACCGCACTCATCAAACCGGAGTTCCACTGattccccaccccccaccgccCCAAATCTGGCACCTCTCCGAGGTGTCCTCAGAACCATTTGGGGTGTCCTTTGGCACTGagtaatagaaatacatttttacctCTTTCTACCATAAATTGCTGACCCCCTTCATCTGActtattgttgtttattttagaatattttctctttgaaatatttttttttcggCAAAAAGATACGACACCGAGCACAGTGCTCCGAAGGCAGAGGCGGATGAATGCGGGAGGTCTGCCTTCGTCTCTTTAGGCGACGccctcccaccccttcccttGTTCTCACGGCATTCCTCGCGGCTGGCAAAGGTATACGTGCCAGTTTCTGCTGCTCCCCCACAGAATGGAAGCCCCAGAGGGCAGGGACCTAGTCTGTCACATCCCAGGCCTCTCCTCAGCTCCTCTGAGGCCCCGGTGCTGGGTCGGGGCACCTGCTGGGCTGCGCGGGCGGCGGGGGAGGGAGAGCCCTGGAGCGCGGCCCCAgtcctgggagggagaggtgttCTTCGAGGAAAGGGACAGAAGAGAAttgaggaagaaagagggaaaggataGGCGTGAGGTGGACGTCCGGGCGGGGTGCGGAGGGCCCCGGGCGAGGTCAGGCCCACGGACTTTCTAGGGCGTGTAGCAGCTCAGGGCCGCGGGGGTGCTCTCCGCTCCAGTCGGACCGCCCGGACGCTGTAATCTCCTCCGAGGCTGGCCCTTCTGCCTCCAGGCAAGCTCGGGTCTGGCACGGAGCAGTGGGAAGGGCGGGAGATTGCCCCTAGCGGACTCCAAGTCCAGCCCCTGTCCCTGGGCGCGTCTCGACACTTGCTGGATCGCGGAGGAAATCCGGTCGCGGATCCCCAGCCAGCACGGGCGCCCGCCTCGGCTTCGCCCCCTTTACCCAGAGGTGGCCTCGGAGGCCAGGGTGGGGCGCGCCGCTCACCTGGAGAGGAGGCTGGGGGTCGGGGGACGCGCACGCCCTTAGGCCCCACTCCTGTCTTCTGCCCTTTTTATTCTCCCCTGCACCCTGGGGCGGGCGGCGCGGGGCCAGGGTTTGCCAGTGTCACCTGCTTGGTAAGTAGGTGGGCGAGTGACGCATCGCGGCGTGGGAGCCGCCTTCCAGGCGCTCTCTCTGCCTCCAGAGGCGCCGGCACTGCGAGGCCCCAGTCATGCCCGGGGCCCCAGTCATGCCcacggcctcagtctcccaacccGAGAAGTGGGTGGGCGAAGGAGAGCTCGGTCGAGCTGCGTCTCCAGTTCCCTGCTCTCCCCTAGGGGAGTCCACCAGCTCCAACCGCGACCTCTTCTGTCCCCAAACCACAGACCGTAGCCCGCCTCTGGGACCCGGATATGGAAGGAACTGTGGGGCGTCCTAGCCTTGATCCACCCTGGGCCGGGCGGGCGTTCGGGAGGCTGTGGGGCTGCAGCCCTTCCTCCCCGCCTGGAAGGTGCGGGTGTGGGAAGAGCGGGAGATGGCGAGGCCGACTCAAGCCCCGCGCGACCAGTGGCGAAGCCCAGAGCCAGACTAGGAGCGCGCTCAAGCGAGCTCGGGGGAAGGCCGAGAAGGTTTCCCGGAGGCGGCGGCGAGCCGAGACCTGGAGAGAGACGGGGCAGGGTGACGGGGCGGGCCGGGTGAAGAGGCGAGCCCCACCCCAGGAGCGCGGGGCCACACGGACACTGGCGGGCTGTCTCCCCCGGGATGCGCGGGGATTGCAGGCCTCCAGCGGACCCGCCAGCCGCCTCCGCCCTCGCGCGCCAGGGCGGCGTGTTCTGCTGGTCCTCGGCCGTGCGTATGGGGTCTGGATACCCGGCTCCGCTTGCCGCGAGCGCGCATGTCAGCCGACTAGCTCTGGACCGCATGGAGCAGCTCCCGCAGGGCCACAGCCGCGCGTCATCGCTGATTGCCAGCTCCGCGCCCACTGCACCTTTGGGCGGCCGCCTAGGGCTCATCGCGCGGAAGTCGGCCGGGTCCCTCCCCTGTGCTAGAAGGGGCTGTTCCTCCCGTGCCGTCGCGCTCTGTGTTGGATGCGAGAGAGGCTTCTGGGGGCGTCGCGGGCTAGGTCCGGGAGCTGCGGTCCTCTCAGAGGTCTCAGTGTGCCCGCAGCGCCCCCTGCAGTGCATCCCCTGCACGGGGCCCGGAACACATTCTTGTCCCCGCCAGGCCTGGAGGCCCTAGCGCCTGCCTTTCATCCGCTCTGCCCACCCGCCTCTGCTGCCTTGGGCGCTGGCCTTAGCAGTTCTGAGTTTGAATTCAATCGCCAATACACAGAAAGCCACACAAATGTGAAGCTTTgtgaattattataaaataaacaccTTTGTAACCACTACCCAAGCCAAGAAATAGTACTTTCCCTCAGAATCCCTTGCTCGTGCTCCCTCCCGATTTCACTCGACTCCCTCCTTCCCAAAGTAGCCACTATCCTGCCTTTCATAGTAATTACTTAATCGAGTTTTAAAAAACCTGTTGTCACCCAAGTTCGCCTCTCTAGAGGCTATAAATTAGACTTGCTTATTTTGTTAATACCTTTTAAGTCTCTTTAATTTGTAGTTTCtttttccatcactttattttcCTTGCAACGCATCCTTCGAAGAATCTGAAGAGATTTCTAGTCTGGATTTCACTGATTGCATTCTCCTGGTTCAGTTCAACATATCTCcctgttttctgcattttctgcaAATTGACAGCTGGATCCAAAGCCTTGATCAGACTCAGGTTCAAGACTTTTGGTGAGACTCCAGGTAGTGGAGTGCTGTTTTGTCAGGAGGCAGATAATGTCTGgttgtctctcttttttgagatctAAGGAGAGATGATGTCCAATGCTTACATTCATTAATTCACTGGGGGATGAAAATGGTGATAtactaattatataatttatttttcatttatcatcTGGGTTGATTTTATAAAGAGACTCTCCTCCTCATCTGCTATTTGGTTACCCAGTGGAAGCATTCACAGAGGAAAGGCAGGGTAAATGcttgtttctttgcatttatttatccattttcaaGACAATGAATTGCTACCCTGTCATCTTCCCAAAGTGAAGgattagttaaaaaaaataccattatGATGCCAAGGATTTAAATGTGCTAGATGGATTTCAATACATTGCAGTTACTGTCAGTGCTGACATACAAATGGTCCCATGTTTGGGCAGCTGGAGCCTCTTTAGGTTAACTCTTGAGTCCTTTAGATGTGACCCTAGTAGTCTTTGAACACTTCCTTGTTATCTGGAATGACAAGACGTCTTACCAGTTTGGGATGCTAGGAATTCTCTTCACTTCTTGGTTGATCTTTGTTTCTAGATCTTTTCAATGGATGCgctataaattacatatatgatAAAATACACTGGGAATTTATACTGATGTAACTAAGTTAAATGGAGGACTTCTTGATTAcacctgtatttcttttcttccacacTGGGAATCCTGGTTCTTAAGGACACTGGGAATAACTGAATTAGAATCCAATTagtcatttgttttatttcaatttatatacTTACAGGTTCAGAATAACAATATCGATACCATAACTAGCTATAATTTCGGAAAATAcctaaaactttttctttctgcatATGTTATTTCTATCCCccccatgtgttttttttttttttttttgagacagagtcttgctctgttgcctaggctggagtgcagtagcacactcttggctcactgcaacctctgtctcgtgggttcaagcgattctcctgcctcagcctcccgagtagctgggattacaggcacatgccaccatgcctggttaagttttcagtagagacagcgttggctaggctggtctcgaacccctgaactcaggttatctgcccttcttggcctcccaaagtgctgggattacaggcgagggCCAATGTACCCAGCCTCCCCCCTGTTTTTGTTTGTACTCTACATTCTCAGCTGGTAAAGCCATTAGATAGTataatctctctttttaaacCCTCATTTAGTCTTCACTCCACAAATAACTATACATTTGTTAATCATCACCAATCATTAATGTGAtatttctctagttattttggtCTCTGGGGCTGGTGCTTTAGTAGATCCTCAAGAAGGGCTATGGACCATGTTACTGTATCACTGTAATAAAGACAGGATCAGCATCACTGATTATTCCTTTGGCCTCAGGCTCCAGTACGGTTCAGTACAAGACTATTAATAtcctatatttatttaaaagtttgatattttgttcatcatggatTTTTTGGCATTGgatttggtttaaaaaattattacattaaaatctcattttctgcATCCCTGAACTGTTTAGTGTGCTCTGAAATTCTGTGCTGCAGGCCAGGACTTTTCTCTACTCACCTGCCTCACCCTGGTTGGAGATGAGTTGGAGCTCCTCTTTCcttgctctttatttttcttatcttgttcaaaaacaacaacaacagcaacaacaacaacaacaacaacaaaactcggTGGGCGAGTTtaaagagactgggtcttgctatgttgccaagagtagtctcaaaatcctggcctcaagcaatcctcccaccttggcttcccaaattgctgggattacaggtgtgagccaccatgcctggcccctgctTAATTTTGATTCAATTTCCAGCAGTTGCTGTCCATTGTGGGGGTGCAGTCTGGAAGAGAGCCCTGGCAGGTCAGTGAGAGAATTCACAGACCTTCAGATCTTACCGCAGACCTCTGGTAAGATCTGGAGTGAGCCAAACCTGCTGTTCCTCACCCGGCCCCTGCGCTGTACATGAACAGGGCCCTCAGGTGCCCAGGTAACCTGTTGCTTCCCTCTGCTTTCCCCCAACACATGCTGATACTATGCAGGAGTCATGGCTGTTGTCCACCCACTTGCATTTTGTGATGACAGGATACCCCGTCACTTAGTTTTGTTGCAATATTGTCCACAGGTTTTGGTTTTAATGTCTTGTTGCTCTGACTGTATTTATGTGGGGATTCAGAAAGCACAAATTTATGTTTCCACCACCACTGCCCCTTTTtcagatttaatttaatttatttaaaaaaaaacactttattttattgatatatgATGGTTGTATATATTTTGAGGGTACACCCAATAGTTTGATACAtgtatgcaatgtgtaatgatcaaattcaGGTAAGTGGGATAtgcatcacctcaaacatttttctttgtgttggaaacattccaattcttctcttctagctattttggaaTATACAATCAattattgctaactatagtcaccctactgtactatcaaacactagaacttatttcttctaacaGTATATTTGTACTCACTAACCAACTTTTCATTATCTCTTCTCCCTTCTACCCTTCCCAGGCCCTGGTAAGCACCATTCTACTCTCCGCCTCCAtaagatccacttttttagctcccacacatgaatgagaacatgtgatatttgtatttttgtacctggtttatttcactcaacataatgaactccagctccatccatgttgctacaaatgaaaggattttattctttttttatggccaaataatgtttctttgtgtatatataccacattttccttattcattcattcattggtggatacttaggttgatttcactTCTCGACTAATGTGAACAGTCTGTAATAAACATGGGTGCGCAGATAGCTCTTATGTATACTGATTTCCTggcttttggatatatatccagcagtgggattgctggatcatatggcagttctacttttagttttttgaagcgCCTCCATACTGTTGTTCATAGTGGCTGtcctagtttatattcccactaacGGTGTATgagtgttcccctttctctgaatccttgccaacatccattattttttgtctttttgataatagccattctaactggggtgagatggtatctcatcatggttttgatttgcatttccctgatgattagtgatactgaacattttttcatatacctgttgactgtttgtatgccttcttttgagaaatgtctattcaggtcctttgttcatttttaaaatgaagttatttgtttaaaaaggatactttgaagccaggcacagtggctcacatctgtaatcttagcattttgggaggctgagttgggcagatcacttgaggtcaggagttcaagaccagcctggccaacatggggaaaccccgtctctactaaaaatacaaaaattagccgcgtgtggtggcgggcgcctgtaatcccagctacttgggaggctgaggcaggagaatctcttgaacccaggaggtggagcttgcagtgaactgagatcacaccactgcactccagcctggtgacagagagaaactccatcataagtaaataaattaataagtaacatacagggtgtggtgactcatgcctgtaatcccagcactttgagaggctgaggtgggcagattgcttgagcaggaatttgagaccagcctgagcaatgtggcaaaatcccatctctacaaaaataacaataaaaaaaattagctgggtgtggtggcatgcacctgtagtcagtgccagctactccagaggctgaggtgagagggtcacttgagcctgcaaagtaaaggctgcagtaaaccatgattgtgccacttctctccagcctggctgacagagagagactttctcttaacaacaacaacaacaacaacagcagcagcagcaacaacaaaatatatatgtaggctgggtgctgtggtgcatgcctgtaatccaagcattttgggaggccgagacaggaggatcacttgagcccaggagttcgagaccagcctgagcaacatagtgagacttcatctactaaaaatataaaaaaactagctgggtgtggtggggtgtgcttgtagtcccagctacttgggaggctgaggtgggagaatcacttgagcctgggagatggagcctgaagtgagctatgatcttacccctgcactccagcctggatgacagagcgagactttctaaaaaaaaaagtcaaaacaacaataacagcaacaataaataataataataaaaaaaacaggcTAAAATTatccctgccttaaaaaaagaaaaagaagaagaaaccttTACTTCCATACACCCATAAGATTTGCACAACTAAAAAGTctgatgtcactttttttttgaaacggagtctcactctgttgcccaggctggagtgcagtggcatgatttcagctcactgcaacctctgcctcttgggttcaagcgattctcctgcctcagcttcgcgagtagctaggattacaggctcgtgccaccacacccagctaatttttttattgtttttatttttatttatttatttatttatttttgagacggagtctcactctgtcgcccaggctggagtgcagtggctgaatcgcagctcactgcaagctccgcctcct
The window above is part of the Rhinopithecus roxellana isolate Shanxi Qingling chromosome 11, ASM756505v1, whole genome shotgun sequence genome. Proteins encoded here:
- the LOC115900423 gene encoding basic salivary proline-rich protein 1-like, with the protein product MHCRGRCGHTETSERTAAPGPSPRRPQKPLSHPTQSATAREEQPLLAQGRDPADFRAMSPRRPPKGAVGAELAISDDARLWPCGSCSMRSRASRLTCALAASGAGYPDPIRTAEDQQNTPPWRARAEAAGGSAGGLQSPRIPGETARQCPCGPALLGWGSPLHPARPVTLPRLSPGLGSPPPPGNLLGLPPSSLERAPSLALGFATGRAGLESASPSPALPTPAPSRRGGRAAAPQPPERPPGPGWIKARTPHSSFHIRVPEAGYGLWFGDRRGRGWSWWTPLGESRELETQLDRALLRPPTSRVGRLRPWA